GAAGGGTGTGTTTCTAGTTTGCAGAAGAATACCTCTCCTGTTGACCCGTCGATGGAGATCTGGTCTCCTTCTTTTAATACGCGTTTTCCAGCGACAACGGTTCCTGCTTCTTCGTTTATTGTTAGCGCTCCACATCCCGCTACGCAAGGTTTTCCCATGCCGCGAGCTACAACGGCGGCGTGGCTTGTGCTTCCGCCACGTGCTGTAAGGATCCCTACTGCTGCTACCATTCCTGGGAAATCGTCGGGGCATGTCTCGTCTCTTACGAGGATACATATCCTTCCGGCTTTTTCTACTTCTATAGCTTTTTCCCACGAAAGCACTATCTCTCCTGATGCTGCGCCAGGGCCAGCGTTGAGGCCTTTTGCTACCATGTCATCATGAGCTTGGATCTTCTCTTTGTCGTCGAAGATAGGAGCAAGAAGCTGTACTAGCTGGTTGGGATCGACACGAAGCAGTGCTGTCTTTTCATCGATAAGCCCTTCTTCGAGCATCTCTACCGCCATACGTATCGCTGCGAAACCCGTACGTTTCCCTATACGTGTCTGTAGCATAAACAATCTGCCATCGTCGATGGTAAACTCGATGTCTTGCATGTCTTTGTAGTGCTCTTCGAGCTTCTCGACAATCTCGTCGAGTTCTTTATACATCTCGGGCATCTCATCTTCGAGGCACGAAAGGTCTGACCCCATAATTTTCTTCTGGTTTAGATTTATAGGGTGTGGCGTCCTTGTCCCTGCGACGACCTCTTCACCTTGAGCGTTGATGAGGTATTCTCCGTAGAAATGTTTGTCGCCGGTAGCAGGGTCGCGGGTGAATCCTACGCCAGTAGCGGAGTTTGGACCTTTGTTTCCGAAGACCATCGTCTGAATGTTTACCGCTGTGCCCATATTATCAGGGATGTTATTAACCTGACGGTATACTATAGCACGATGTCCGTTCCAGCTGCGGAACACTGCTTCTACTGCGGTGAACAGCTGCTCCCAAGGATCTTGAGGGAAATCTTCGCCGATGTGTTCTTTATAGACTTCTTTGAAGGCAGCTACTGCTTTCTTGAAACCTTCGACGCTGACGTCGGAGTCGGTATCAACGCCTTCTTCTTTCTTTATCTCTTCGAATTTCTCTTCGAAGTTGTTTTTATGAACTTTTCTTACGACGTCGCCGTACATCATAATAAAACGGCGGTAGTTGTCGTATGCAAGCTTCTCGTTGTCAGTGACTTTTGCGAAGCCAACGACGGAGATATCGTTAAGACCTAGGTTAAGGACGGTATCCATCATCCCCGGCATTGATATCGGAGCTCCAGAACGTACTGATACAAGAAGAGGATTGTCTTCACTGCCGAACGTTGCGCCCATCTTTTTTTCTACGAGGGCAAGAGCTTCTTTTGTCTGCTCCTCCATGCCTTCTGGTGATTCCCCTTTATTTTTCATATAGCTGCGGCATGTTTCGGTGGTAATGACAAGTCCTGGAGGGACCGGCAATCCTAAAGACGTCATCTCTACGAGGTTTTTACCTTTTCCGCCGAGAAGGTCTTTATCCAAAGGTGCGATTTCTTCTCCTACACCAAAAGAATATACATATTTTTCTGTCATTACATTGTCCCCTGCATTTTTTGATTTTTAAAAATTTTCCTGGCCTGGTTCTTTTTTGTTCTAGGGTCAGGCTTGCGTCTTTTATTGACTTTACTCAGTTTTTCCCATACGATACGATAACTAATATTAACAAAGCAACATAAGACTATGACGAAACAACAACACACAAGAACATCACCATTCATTGCGCTTCTCAAAGAGCGTTATAGCCTTACCAAAGAAGGTTCGAAGAAAAACGCTAGCCACCTTGTCATAGACATCAGCGGCTCCGAGATGGAATACTCCCCCGGCGATAGCGCCGCCGTCATCGCCAGCAACGACCCTGCCATCATAGACAAAACCCTCGCGGCTTTACACGCTTCCGGCGAAGAAAACATCACCGCCAAGAAGTCCGGCGAAACCCTTACCATCGGCGAATACCTTACAAAACACGTCACGATAACACGCCTTACACGCTCTTTCGTCACTCTCGCCGCAGAAAACACCACAGACGACACCGCCAAAAAAAAGCTCTCAACCCTACTTCTTCCCGACAACAAAGAAGCCTTCCAAAATCTTATCGACACCTACCATTTCTGGGATTTCCTCGAAGAACACCCTATAACCCTCTCCCTCCAAGATTTCTGCAACACGCTACTGCCTCTATCACCACGCCTATATTCTATAGCCTCATCGAAAGACGCCGTCGGCGAAGAGATACACCTCGCCGTCGCCCTCGTAAAATACAACACCAACGACCACCATCGCTATGGCGTATGCTCGCACTACCTCTGTGAACTAGCGCAGCTCAATGACAGAATTTCTCTCTATATTCAGAAAGCCCATAACTTCACCGTCCCAGAAAACCCCAATACCGACATAATAATGGTAGGCCCCGGCACAGGAGTAGCTCCTTTCCGCGCTTTCATACAAGAACGCATCCACACCAACGCCCCCGGAAAAAACTGGCTCTTCTACGGCGATTGGACAGAAGAAAACGATTTCTGCTACGGAGAATATTGGAAAGAACTCGAAGCCTCAAAAAAACTACGCCTCGACACCGCATTCTCCCGAGACCAAGACTACAAGATATACGTACAACATAAGATCCTAGAAAATGGCGCAGACATCTGGAAATGGCTTCAAGGCGGCGCGCACTTCTACGTATGTGGCGACGCAAAGTATATGGCCAAAGATGTCAGCGCCGCCCTCCACAACATCGCCATGGAACATGGCAACCTCTCCGACGAAGAAGCCAGCCAATACTTCATCGACATGAAAAAATCAGGTCGCTACCAACAAGACATTTATTAAAAAGTTCAGAGTTCGGAGTTCGGGGTTCGGAGCTTTTTCATTGCGCATTGATAACTGGTCACTGATCACTGGTCACTGATTTCGCTCCTGCTGCGCGTAAGAGATCGGCGATTTCTGTGTGACCTTTTGACAAAGCCAATGCAAGAATCGTCCTGCCAAAAACAGTTCTATTAACATCGGCACCTTTTGCTAATAAATCCGATACTATTTTCATATGACCATTTGCAACAGCAAAAAAGAGAGGAGTAGTAGCCTCCGTTTCAGGAGGGTCTGCTTTCGCCCCGGCGTCCAACAAAGCTTTCACCATTATCTCGTCGCCTTTCCTCACAGCAGTGTCAAGAGGTGTTTCGCCCATAAATTTTTCGTTAACATCAAAACCTTTTTGTATTAAATGCTCAACCATGCCTAGATGCCCTGTTTCCACTGCCCAAGTAAGAGGCTTCGAAAGAAAAGGGTCGCTGAAAACATCTTCTCTGTTGTCTTGTAAACTAAGCAAAGCATCAAAAAGTTCTATGTCACCATTTTTCATAGCAGTATCAAAAACATATTGTCTATCTTCATCTTGTATCTTAGCCCCTGCGACCACCAACTTCCTTACAACGTCTAGCCTATTGTTTTGTTTAGCAATACTAATTGGAGAGGTGTGATCAGAGCTATCATTAAGTTCAATATCAGCTTCATGATACAATTTTGCGGCCTCGGCTTTTATTATAGGCATATCTTCTTGAGCGATGACTTCCATTCCCAACGTTATGCGATCCTGCTCTGGAAAGGTCTCTGCAGCAAGCCGTTTAACAAGGGCTCTAACACCGCTCTCCCTATTGGATTCTGATATATTAATGGGCCGCTGACGATAGCAACTATTAGGATCATAGAAAAAGCATTTTCCCTCTCTGCAAAAAATGCCTACAGCATGTTCGCCTGTAGAAATCTCCAAAAATTTCGGTTTTTCAACATCGACAGATAAAATTGTATCCAATGTCTTTACAAGGCCCTCGTATTCTTTCGTCTTGGCATTTTTAGGAAATGTCGCCGCAAAATACAGCTGCGACGAAAGGGAACGGATTTCTTGCCTATCCGAAAGAAAAGATAGCGTTTCTATCGGACGTGTCTGCCTTTCTTCTGTTAACGGAAGTTGAAGATAAAACACATCATTACATAAACGCTCCAATTCTTTTTCCCTTTTAGTTAACATATCATGGCGCATTCCTGCCAAAGGTCGTGAGCTTTCAGGATCTGTTGAAATCGCCCCCGAAATACGTTTCCAAAAAGCATCTTCTTCGTCTAAAAACTGATAATAGCCGTACAACAAAGTAAGGCCGTAACATACTCCTTTTACTTCAATTTCCTTTTCCGGCGCTACATCTCTGCGCAAACGAATATAATGAAGCAGAACAGGGATTAAAAGATTTTGAGAGATAAGCTCACGACCGAAAAAATTTTCAAAAAGGTCGAAAGGTAAAATATTTTTCAATATCTTTAATTCATCTTCTGATACTGCTAGCTCAGTTCCTTCAAAAAGCAACAATTTGATTATATCGACTCGTTTATTTCTTATCGCGACAGTAAGCGGCATCTCGTCATCTTTGTTAGGAATGTCAACTTTTGCACCATACGTAAGCAAATTTTCTACGACATTTTTATTGCCTTCGCTAACAAAAACATACAACGGTGTATTTCCTTCTTCATCAACACTATTAACTTCCTTGTAATCCATAGGTATAACGTCAAGAATGTCCTTCAACGATTCTTCATCAATAGTTCCAGCATCTCTTTCTTTTGCAAAGAACTCACACGCCATCTTTATGCGCAAAACAACATCGCTGATATGTTTCAGCTCAGTTTTTATTTCATCATCATATATAAGAAACTCTATCTCTTCCTCTTCAGCTTTTCGTTTTTCTGCCAGAGCAAGAAATTTTCGGCAATGGAGCATATCTTCGACTTTTCTTAAGGCTTTTATTCCTTCACAGTCTTCATCATCGAGTTTTATGTTAAATACTCTTTCTAGAAGATTGTCACATGATATTTCTTCGACGCTGTCAGAAAGAGCTTGAGCTTTCAGCGTTGCTATAGTAGCGTCAATAGGTGCAAGGTCTGCTTTTGACGCTGCCCCTTGTTGTAGACTCCTAGCTTCCAGTGAAGATATAATATTACCGATTGCATCATCCATAAGATATTTTCCTTCTATCGTCATATGATATTTTATATATAAGAGTTTTAGCTATATGAAATCAAAGGTTGTTTTTGGAGATAGGAATCCGAAGCTTTTTCAATGAGCATTGATTTTGCTATACGCTATTCCTATACGCTATTCTTTCGCTCCCGCTGCGCGCAAGAGATCGGCTACTTCTGTATGACCATTTTTTAAAGCAACAGCAAGGGGTGTGTAACCATCGACGCTGGCTTTATTAACATCAGCTTTCGCTATGATTAGGGCTCTTACGACGGCTATATGATTGTTTAGAACAGCAACAAGAAGTGGTGTAAGGCCATCTTCATTTGCCTGATCAACCATGGCGTCTGCATCTAATAAGGCCTCCACAGTGGCTGTATGACCATTGTTTGAAGCAATAGCAAGGGGCGTAATACCATTTTTGTTGGGCGTATTAATATCGATGCCCTTTTCAATAGACTTTTTTATCAAAGCTCTTACAACATCTATATGACCATTCTGTGCAGCAATATAAAGCGGGGTAGTGCCATCTTCCATAGCCATATCAACAGTGGCGCCTGCTTCGAGTAAAACTTCTACATTGGCTATACTACCTCTCGCTGCAAAAGCCCAAAGAAATGTAGAGCCATCCTTTAATTTCCCATTAACATTGGCTCCTTTTTCTAACAAGACTTTTACAACATCTATATGATTGTTTATCACAGCAATAAAAAATGGCGTAAAGCCTTCTTCATTTGCCTGATCAACCGTGGCACCTGCTTCGAGTAAAGCTTTTACCACCTTTTCATGTTTTCCATATGCTGCAGCATAAAGTGGTGGAAACCCCTTCTTATTGAGCTGGTCTATCTTAGCACCTGCAGTAACAAGAGCTTCTACTGTTGCTATATGACCACTTTGTGCGGCAATATAAAGCGGTGTGGCACCATCATCAGTAGCCTGTTCAATATCTGCCCCTTTAGCAAGCAAGGCTCTTACTGCTTTTGCACGACCGTTTTGTGCGGCAATAGCAAGCAATGTAAAACCACCTCTCTGTGGGTCATTAATATTAGGTTTACCATGAGCAAACAACACTTCTATAACTTCTACGTGGCCATTCACTGCGGCAATAGCAAGCGGAGTGACGCTATTATCAGCAGCCCTATCAAATTCTGCCCCATTATCAAGCAAGGCTCTTACTGCTTTTGCACGACCGTTTTGTGCGGCAATATAAAGCGGAGTAACGCCATTATCATCAGCCTGATCAGGTTTAGCGCCTGCCTCTAGTAAGGCCTCCACAACGTCTACATGACCATTCTTTGCAGCAGCATAAAGTGGCGTAATTCCATTTTTTATTGGCTTATTAATATCGATGGCCTTTTCAATAGAAGCTTTTATCAAAGCTCTTACGACGTCTATATGATCATTCTGTGCAGCAATAAAAAGAGGGGTAGTACCGTCTTCCCTAGCCATATCAACCGTGGCGCCGGCTTCGAGCAAAACTTTTACACTAGCTATATTGCCTATTGCTGC
The window above is part of the Waddliaceae bacterium genome. Proteins encoded here:
- a CDS encoding pyruvate, phosphate dikinase produces the protein MTEKYVYSFGVGEEIAPLDKDLLGGKGKNLVEMTSLGLPVPPGLVITTETCRSYMKNKGESPEGMEEQTKEALALVEKKMGATFGSEDNPLLVSVRSGAPISMPGMMDTVLNLGLNDISVVGFAKVTDNEKLAYDNYRRFIMMYGDVVRKVHKNNFEEKFEEIKKEEGVDTDSDVSVEGFKKAVAAFKEVYKEHIGEDFPQDPWEQLFTAVEAVFRSWNGHRAIVYRQVNNIPDNMGTAVNIQTMVFGNKGPNSATGVGFTRDPATGDKHFYGEYLINAQGEEVVAGTRTPHPINLNQKKIMGSDLSCLEDEMPEMYKELDEIVEKLEEHYKDMQDIEFTIDDGRLFMLQTRIGKRTGFAAIRMAVEMLEEGLIDEKTALLRVDPNQLVQLLAPIFDDKEKIQAHDDMVAKGLNAGPGAASGEIVLSWEKAIEVEKAGRICILVRDETCPDDFPGMVAAVGILTARGGSTSHAAVVARGMGKPCVAGCGALTINEEAGTVVAGKRVLKEGDQISIDGSTGEVFFCKLETHPSSVIQALVDGNEEAKKGAVYKEFTTIMESADKYRRLLVRTNADTPHDCDVARAFGAQGIGLCRTEHMFMEKERLNDVRRMFFSTSDEKRKEAIDNLLEYQKGDFIGIFRAMDGLPVTIRLLDPPLHEFMPHNDEEIKTVADVIGMSFEELKDMTKALQETNPMLGHRGCRLGVMYPSLTKMQARAIIEAAIEVKSEGKTVIPEIMVPLVCMKNEFVHQKALIDETAKEVFEEKGETIEYLVGTMIELPRAAIVAGRIAEGGAEFFSFGTNDLTQTTLGISRDDAGKFIPTYVSGVEDPRNKDALIRMFQEDPFQAIDQDGVGELMKIAVERGRNAVDGLKCGICGEHGGEPSSVIFCDALGLDYVSCSPYRIPVARLAAAHAVLLKDQ
- a CDS encoding sulfite reductase; this translates as MTKQQHTRTSPFIALLKERYSLTKEGSKKNASHLVIDISGSEMEYSPGDSAAVIASNDPAIIDKTLAALHASGEENITAKKSGETLTIGEYLTKHVTITRLTRSFVTLAAENTTDDTAKKKLSTLLLPDNKEAFQNLIDTYHFWDFLEEHPITLSLQDFCNTLLPLSPRLYSIASSKDAVGEEIHLAVALVKYNTNDHHRYGVCSHYLCELAQLNDRISLYIQKAHNFTVPENPNTDIIMVGPGTGVAPFRAFIQERIHTNAPGKNWLFYGDWTEENDFCYGEYWKELEASKKLRLDTAFSRDQDYKIYVQHKILENGADIWKWLQGGAHFYVCGDAKYMAKDVSAALHNIAMEHGNLSDEEASQYFIDMKKSGRYQQDIY
- a CDS encoding ankyrin repeat domain-containing protein, which translates into the protein MDDAIGNIISSLEARSLQQGAASKADLAPIDATIATLKAQALSDSVEEISCDNLLERVFNIKLDDEDCEGIKALRKVEDMLHCRKFLALAEKRKAEEEEIEFLIYDDEIKTELKHISDVVLRIKMACEFFAKERDAGTIDEESLKDILDVIPMDYKEVNSVDEEGNTPLYVFVSEGNKNVVENLLTYGAKVDIPNKDDEMPLTVAIRNKRVDIIKLLLFEGTELAVSEDELKILKNILPFDLFENFFGRELISQNLLIPVLLHYIRLRRDVAPEKEIEVKGVCYGLTLLYGYYQFLDEEDAFWKRISGAISTDPESSRPLAGMRHDMLTKREKELERLCNDVFYLQLPLTEERQTRPIETLSFLSDRQEIRSLSSQLYFAATFPKNAKTKEYEGLVKTLDTILSVDVEKPKFLEISTGEHAVGIFCREGKCFFYDPNSCYRQRPINISESNRESGVRALVKRLAAETFPEQDRITLGMEVIAQEDMPIIKAEAAKLYHEADIELNDSSDHTSPISIAKQNNRLDVVRKLVVAGAKIQDEDRQYVFDTAMKNGDIELFDALLSLQDNREDVFSDPFLSKPLTWAVETGHLGMVEHLIQKGFDVNEKFMGETPLDTAVRKGDEIMVKALLDAGAKADPPETEATTPLFFAVANGHMKIVSDLLAKGADVNRTVFGRTILALALSKGHTEIADLLRAAGAKSVTSDQ